A region from the Coturnix japonica isolate 7356 chromosome 28, Coturnix japonica 2.1, whole genome shotgun sequence genome encodes:
- the SH3GL1 gene encoding endophilin-A2 isoform X3, which yields MACGGHQELGRQQPFPRPLLISVELVSEKVGGAEGTKLDDDFREMEKKVDVTSKAVTEVLARTIEYLQPNPASRAKLSMLNTMSKIRGQVKSPGYPQSEGLLGDCMIRYGRELGEDSNFGDALLDVGESMKQLAEVKDSLDIEVKQNFIDPLQNLCDKDLKEIQHHLRKLEGRRLDFDYKKKRQGKIPEEELRQALDKFEESKEIAEISMQNLLETDIEQVSQLSALVDAQLDYHRQAVQILDELAEKLRHRMGEASSRPRREYKPKPREAYDLAESDQSNGGFSFAPTPRVSAHLDQPCCKALFDFEPENDGELGFKEGDIITLTNQIDENWYEGMINGQSGFFPLNYVEVLVPLPQ from the exons ATGGCCTGTGGCGGGCATCAAGAGCTTGGGAGGCAGCAGCCATTTCCTAGACCACTTTTGATATCTGTGGAG cttgtCAGTGAAAAGGTTGGAGGGGCAGAAGGGACCAAACTTGACGATGACTTCAGGGAAATGGAAAAG AAAGTGGATGTGACCAGCAAGGCAGTTACAGAAGTACTGGCCAGAACAATAGAATACCTGCAGCCAAACCCAG CTTCCAGAGCCAAGCTATCCATGCTGAACACAATGTCGAAGATCCGTGGGCAGGTGAAGAGCCCAGGCTATCCACAGTCAGAAGGGCTGCTGGGGGATTGCATGATCCGCTACGGCAGGGAGCTGGGCGAGGACTCCAACTTTG GCGATGCGCTGCTTGATGTCGGGGAATCTATGAAACAATTGGCTGAAGTGAAGGACTCGCTGGATATTGAAGTCAAACAAAATTTTATTGATCCCCTCCAGAACCTGTGTGACAAAGACCTGAAAGAGATCCAG CACCATCTCAGGAAGCTTGAAGGCAGACGCTTGGACTTTGATTACAAAAAGAAGAGACAGGGAAAAATCCCTGAAGAGGAACTCCGACAGGCCCTGGATAAATTTGAAGAGTCCAAGGAAATAGCAGAGATCAGTATGCAAAACCTCCTAGAAACTGAT ATTGAGCAGGTGAGCCAGCTGTCGGCCCTGGTGGATGCTCAGCTGGATTACCACAGGCAGGCAGTGCAGATCCTGGACGAACTTGCAGAAAAACTCAGACACAG AATGGGGGAGGCCTCCTCACGTCCCAGGCGGGAATACAAGCCCAAACCCAGGGAGGCATATGACCTTGCAGAGAGTGACCAATCTAACGGAGGCTTCTCTTTTGCTCCCACCCCTAGAGTCTCAG CTCACCTGGACCAGCCCTGCTGCAAGGCACTCTTCGACTTCGAACCCGAGAATGATGGTGAGCTGGGTTTCAAGGAAGGTGACATCATCACCCTGACCAACCAGATCGATGAAAACTGGTACGAGGGCATGATCAATGGCCAGTCAGGCTTCTTCCCTCTCAACTACGTGGAAGTGCTGGTTCCACTACCTCAGTGA
- the SH3GL1 gene encoding endophilin-A2 isoform X2, which yields MSVAGLKKQFYKASQLVSEKVGGAEGTKLDDDFREMEKKVDVTSKAVTEVLARTIEYLQPNPASRAKLSMLNTMSKIRGQVKSPGYPQSEGLLGDCMIRYGRELGEDSNFGDALLDVGESMKQLAEVKDSLDIEVKQNFIDPLQNLCDKDLKEIQHHLRKLEGRRLDFDYKKKRQGKIPEEELRQALDKFEESKEIAEISMQNLLETDIEQVSQLSALVDAQLDYHRQAVQILDELAEKLRHRMGEASSRPRREYKPKPREAYDLAESDQSNGGFSFAPTPRVSASSSFRYDRPSRSSVRSMPHLDQPCCKALFDFEPENDGELGFKEGDIITLTNQIDENWYEGMINGQSGFFPLNYVEVLVPLPQ from the exons cttgtCAGTGAAAAGGTTGGAGGGGCAGAAGGGACCAAACTTGACGATGACTTCAGGGAAATGGAAAAG AAAGTGGATGTGACCAGCAAGGCAGTTACAGAAGTACTGGCCAGAACAATAGAATACCTGCAGCCAAACCCAG CTTCCAGAGCCAAGCTATCCATGCTGAACACAATGTCGAAGATCCGTGGGCAGGTGAAGAGCCCAGGCTATCCACAGTCAGAAGGGCTGCTGGGGGATTGCATGATCCGCTACGGCAGGGAGCTGGGCGAGGACTCCAACTTTG GCGATGCGCTGCTTGATGTCGGGGAATCTATGAAACAATTGGCTGAAGTGAAGGACTCGCTGGATATTGAAGTCAAACAAAATTTTATTGATCCCCTCCAGAACCTGTGTGACAAAGACCTGAAAGAGATCCAG CACCATCTCAGGAAGCTTGAAGGCAGACGCTTGGACTTTGATTACAAAAAGAAGAGACAGGGAAAAATCCCTGAAGAGGAACTCCGACAGGCCCTGGATAAATTTGAAGAGTCCAAGGAAATAGCAGAGATCAGTATGCAAAACCTCCTAGAAACTGAT ATTGAGCAGGTGAGCCAGCTGTCGGCCCTGGTGGATGCTCAGCTGGATTACCACAGGCAGGCAGTGCAGATCCTGGACGAACTTGCAGAAAAACTCAGACACAG AATGGGGGAGGCCTCCTCACGTCCCAGGCGGGAATACAAGCCCAAACCCAGGGAGGCATATGACCTTGCAGAGAGTGACCAATCTAACGGAGGCTTCTCTTTTGCTCCCACCCCTAGAGTCTCAG CTTCCTCCTCTTTCCGATACGACAGGCCGTCCCGGTCCTCCGTCAGGAGTATGC CTCACCTGGACCAGCCCTGCTGCAAGGCACTCTTCGACTTCGAACCCGAGAATGATGGTGAGCTGGGTTTCAAGGAAGGTGACATCATCACCCTGACCAACCAGATCGATGAAAACTGGTACGAGGGCATGATCAATGGCCAGTCAGGCTTCTTCCCTCTCAACTACGTGGAAGTGCTGGTTCCACTACCTCAGTGA
- the SH3GL1 gene encoding endophilin-A2 isoform X1: protein MACGGHQELGRQQPFPRPLLISVELVSEKVGGAEGTKLDDDFREMEKKVDVTSKAVTEVLARTIEYLQPNPASRAKLSMLNTMSKIRGQVKSPGYPQSEGLLGDCMIRYGRELGEDSNFGDALLDVGESMKQLAEVKDSLDIEVKQNFIDPLQNLCDKDLKEIQHHLRKLEGRRLDFDYKKKRQGKIPEEELRQALDKFEESKEIAEISMQNLLETDIEQVSQLSALVDAQLDYHRQAVQILDELAEKLRHRMGEASSRPRREYKPKPREAYDLAESDQSNGGFSFAPTPRVSASSSFRYDRPSRSSVRSMPHLDQPCCKALFDFEPENDGELGFKEGDIITLTNQIDENWYEGMINGQSGFFPLNYVEVLVPLPQ from the exons ATGGCCTGTGGCGGGCATCAAGAGCTTGGGAGGCAGCAGCCATTTCCTAGACCACTTTTGATATCTGTGGAG cttgtCAGTGAAAAGGTTGGAGGGGCAGAAGGGACCAAACTTGACGATGACTTCAGGGAAATGGAAAAG AAAGTGGATGTGACCAGCAAGGCAGTTACAGAAGTACTGGCCAGAACAATAGAATACCTGCAGCCAAACCCAG CTTCCAGAGCCAAGCTATCCATGCTGAACACAATGTCGAAGATCCGTGGGCAGGTGAAGAGCCCAGGCTATCCACAGTCAGAAGGGCTGCTGGGGGATTGCATGATCCGCTACGGCAGGGAGCTGGGCGAGGACTCCAACTTTG GCGATGCGCTGCTTGATGTCGGGGAATCTATGAAACAATTGGCTGAAGTGAAGGACTCGCTGGATATTGAAGTCAAACAAAATTTTATTGATCCCCTCCAGAACCTGTGTGACAAAGACCTGAAAGAGATCCAG CACCATCTCAGGAAGCTTGAAGGCAGACGCTTGGACTTTGATTACAAAAAGAAGAGACAGGGAAAAATCCCTGAAGAGGAACTCCGACAGGCCCTGGATAAATTTGAAGAGTCCAAGGAAATAGCAGAGATCAGTATGCAAAACCTCCTAGAAACTGAT ATTGAGCAGGTGAGCCAGCTGTCGGCCCTGGTGGATGCTCAGCTGGATTACCACAGGCAGGCAGTGCAGATCCTGGACGAACTTGCAGAAAAACTCAGACACAG AATGGGGGAGGCCTCCTCACGTCCCAGGCGGGAATACAAGCCCAAACCCAGGGAGGCATATGACCTTGCAGAGAGTGACCAATCTAACGGAGGCTTCTCTTTTGCTCCCACCCCTAGAGTCTCAG CTTCCTCCTCTTTCCGATACGACAGGCCGTCCCGGTCCTCCGTCAGGAGTATGC CTCACCTGGACCAGCCCTGCTGCAAGGCACTCTTCGACTTCGAACCCGAGAATGATGGTGAGCTGGGTTTCAAGGAAGGTGACATCATCACCCTGACCAACCAGATCGATGAAAACTGGTACGAGGGCATGATCAATGGCCAGTCAGGCTTCTTCCCTCTCAACTACGTGGAAGTGCTGGTTCCACTACCTCAGTGA